Genomic window (Vitis riparia cultivar Riparia Gloire de Montpellier isolate 1030 chromosome 4, EGFV_Vit.rip_1.0, whole genome shotgun sequence):
aaaagtgagcaATGTATTCAAACcaacaataaaattttcttttgacctacaacaaataaataagacaatcaaaataataaactcCTCAAATTATTAGCATTGTTTATGAAATTACATTATTTGGTGACCAATGAGGACAACGGAAGGGAATAATACttaaagtataaaagaaaatattattaaacttaAACTTTGCAAATACATACATTGTTAATGacacaaccaaaaataaaaattaagggcTTGTTTTACAATCtctttaaaaatggtttttcaatttcaaaagtcaaatctcaattattttgagaataaaattttaattaagaattcgaatatgaaaaatattttttgaaatttatttttctttaaagatACTATGTGAACTAAGTAACAAAGCCAAAAAGTTTAGTAAGGAGGGGCAAAGTTATCTATATAATAACTcattcataaatttgaaaaatggttaATAATATCGTCTTTATCATTCAATAAATCAAAAATTGGTTAACAATATATCATCCTTGTCATCCAACAAACTAACACATCAcaataatgtaaaattaaaCTTTCAAACTTTATTAACTAACACATCACATGCCTTGCATGAGGCCACACCATAATTCAGTATCATATGCATCTTGTAGTCAACAACCGTAATAACAAAAGATAATTATCTTAATTAGTtacataaaattaagaaaaatcaacTCAAACTTTTATCCCAATATCATGCCAATTATCCAATCATACTTCTTGATCTTTCGATTGCCCAAGTGAAATAGCATGGAAGGGTATAGGAAATGGGGTGCAAGTCTCAAATTCCTTGCACACGTGTTGCATTGTTGGACGGGATGTCGGGTTCAAATTGATGCATTTGAGTGCCAACCTTATGATGAGAACCACATTATCAATAACTTCTGGATCAATATGGGGTGCAAGACGAGGATCTAATATATCCACCAACATTATATTTTGAGATGAAGAAGTTGATAAGATAGTGACAAGTTCTCTCGGATGCTTTCCCATCATTATCTCCAATGTAAGTACCCCAAAGCTATATACATCACATTTTTCCGTAACAACCATAGTGTAAGCAAGTTCTgtcaaatataacaaaaatataagcaTACATCTCATAAATTAAGTATTCACATCAAGATTAAGCTTGTTAATGCTTGCCATGTTGATTCTGAAATTGGAAAAAACTATGAGCAAAGTTACATTATCATGTTAGTTGTTTCTtgacacttgaaaattttccaaaattttttaattagttcaaCGCATGAGCATGGGTTATGAATTAAATTATAGGTGATAATCAAACTAATAGAAATAAACTTCCTCAAGGATTTCTTGAAGTGCGagtaatttaacatttttaggataaagcatttggaaaactttaaaagttattgaaaaatattgctTAAAATGTTcaggaaaaattttgaaattttagataCTACCAATGATGTAGTTGCAGTTTGGGAtaactttttatgttttattttagttGGAAATTGAACCGGAAAATaatctcaaaattatttttaaaaaataatattcatatgtAAAAGTTTTACTAAACATAAAATAGCTTTCTATATAAACTACAATATTAGAActttaataataagttatattTTCATGACCTATACATAAGTCCTTGTTTAAGTTATAGGAACTCCTATTAAGTCTAAATTAGAGCTTTTGCTTTCTTAAAAGTCAAtctaaacaagaaaaaaaatgtatgttcATATAGTTTCTGTATTTTGGATgtgtattaataaaattttctatacatttcatattcatatataattttcaacTCTTACTTCCTCATGCATGCTTGCACACTCGTGTGTACACATATAAGAAGAAGAGGGGTATTTGTTTTCTCTAGCTAAGgcttattaattttattttatttttgtatcttttcaattcgattttaatttttttgtagtttcatGTCTTTCATCTATAAATATAGTTTGACACTAATATAAGATATGTTCTACTAATAAAAGCACTCAAACCAAGacctaaaaggaaaagaaattaagcAGAAAAGAAATACAGTGACGAAAAAGTCGAAGATTAAAGACATTTTTTCCTAAAGTAGCAGAGTCTAAAAAAGTATTGGAGTTACCTGGTGCAACATAACCATAAGTGCCAGCAAGAAGGGTTTGATTTGATGAATCAGGATCAAGCAATCTAGCTGTTCCAAAATCAGATACGACGGCCCTGAATTCTGAATCTAAGAGAATATTACCGCTTGATATGTCTCTATGAAGCAGAGGAGGGATACAGTCATTATGCATGTAGGACAAGGCTTTAGCAATGCTTTTAACAACATTCACCCTCTTAATCCAATCAAACTCCAAAGCCTCAATTTCATCACTCAAGACACAATGCAGGCTTCCTCTTTCCATGTACTCATAAACTAGAAACATGCATCTTTTGTGTAGACAAAAGCCATATAGTTTTACGATATTTCGATGTCGGATTTTTGACAACACCCGCACCTCATTTGTAAAACTTTTCATGTAAGTTGGGTTCTGACTTTCCAAGGTGTGAAGTTTTTTCAAGGCAACCTCTTTCCCATTGGTCAATTTCGCTCTATAGACACTGCCATAACCTCCGGTCCCAATGCAATATTTGATGTCGAAATCCTCCGTCGCCTCAATGATGTCTTCGTAAGCAATCTTACCATCATAATCCCATATTGAAAATATGTCTCCATTTTGTGTGGTAGTTGCTTCCTCAGGTTGAAGTTTTCTCGTCTTCCGCCTCCAAATGAATAGAACTCCAAAAATTATAGACGAAATCAACAAGGCGGAGCATAAAGAAATGACCACAATGATGATGATTGTGATTCTGTTCCTTTTTCTGCAAGGTGGAATGCCAAATTTGGTGTCACCACACAAACCTTTGTTGTGTTCGAATGCTCGAAATAGAGATGGAAGATGCAGTTCGAAGGGTACATAACCCTCCAAATAATTGTAAGAGAGATCCAAATACTCTAAGCTGTTGAAGTTTTGGAACTGGAGGGGTATGGTCCCACTAATATTATTGACACTCAAATCAAGTTTTCGTAGTGCAACCAGGCCACCGATCTCCGAAGGAATGCTCCCATTCAAACGATTGAATTTCAGAGACAAATAACGCAAGCTGTGGCAATTACCCAGTTCCTTGGGGATCACACCAACGAGTTTATTATTATCTAAGGCCAAATCAACTAACTTCTTTAAACTCCCAATTTCAGAAGGGATCGACCCCGTGATTTGATTCGAAGCAAGGTGGAGAGAAGTCAAATTAGTCAGATGGCCCACGGATGAGGGAATGACACCAGTGAGAATGTTATGATCAAAGTAAATATCAACTAAGCTCTTTAAACTCCAAATTTCAGGAGGGAT
Coding sequences:
- the LOC117913397 gene encoding MDIS1-interacting receptor like kinase 2-like, yielding MASSISAVIVMWVVAMAAAAAASSQTWIEGEALRRSTWWRSYNTTTGHCNWPGISCNAGGSVTEIWAVPTQENGLLTQFNFSSFPNLVRLNFSSLGLNGDIPYQIGTLTKLTHLDLSHNFLSGELPLSLTNLTKLAELNLGYNHISGQIPSEIGNLRNLVGLVLDCNYLNGVIPSSLGQLTRLTSLYIGWNQMEGSIPPEIWSLKSLVDIYFDHNILTGVIPSSVGHLTNLTSLHLASNQITGSIPSEIGSLKKLVDLALDNNKLVGVIPKELGNCHSLRYLSLKFNRLNGSIPSEIGGLVALRKLDLSVNNISGTIPLQFQNFNSLEYLDLSYNYLEGYVPFELHLPSLFRAFEHNKGLCGDTKFGIPPCRKRNRITIIIIVVISLCSALLISSIIFGVLFIWRRKTRKLQPEEATTTQNGDIFSIWDYDGKIAYEDIIEATEDFDIKYCIGTGGYGSVYRAKLTNGKEVALKKLHTLESQNPTYMKSFTNEVRVLSKIRHRNIVKLYGFCLHKRCMFLVYEYMERGSLHCVLSDEIEALEFDWIKRVNVVKSIAKALSYMHNDCIPPLLHRDISSGNILLDSEFRAVVSDFGTARLLDPDSSNQTLLAGTYGYVAPELAYTMVVTEKCDVYSFGVLTLEIMMGKHPRELVTILSTSSSQNIMLVDILDPRLAPHIDPEVIDNVVLIIRLALKCINLNPTSRPTMQHVCKEFETCTPFPIPFHAISLGQSKDQEV